The Streptomyces sp. NBC_00775 genome includes the window CGCGCGAGCGCCCCGGCGTGCGTGGCACGATGGACAACCGGCCCTGATCGCAGGGTAGTTGGGCCAGGCAGCACATGGGGAACGGGGAGGGGAGATCTGATGAACGGTCTCAACAAGGGCATCCGCAAGGTTGAGTTGGCGGTGAAGTGGGATCCGAGTCCTGTCGGTGAGCCCGCGACCGATCTCGACATCATCGCGGCGACCTATCTGTCGACCGACCCGAACGAAAAGCCGGTCTACGTAGTGCACTTCGACAGCCGCTCGCCGGACGGCACCATCTATCTGAACCGGGACAGCAAGGACGGCAAGGGCTTCGGCTGGGACGAGGTCATGACGCTGGAGCTGGACCGCCTGAACAGCCGCTACGCGCGCGTGGTGGTCGGCGTCCTCATCCAACAGCGCGCCGGCCACAAGACGTTCGTGGGTGTACTCAATCCCGGCTTTCGCATGCGTGAGGGCTACACCGTTCTGGCGGAGGACAATTTCGGCGACGTCCTGGGAGCGACGGCCGCTACGGTCGGGGAGTTCGTACGCGACGACTCCGAAGAGTGGACTTTCCACCCCGGCATCCACGGCTACGACACGGACCCGGCGACCTTCGCCAGGGTCATGGGCAACCCTTCGGAAGCCTGAACCGCATTCCCTGGGGACCCCAATTTCCGAAACGGGCCTCTCCTTAGGACCGCGATAACGCTGAAGGGCGGCACGGCCGGTGGCCGTGCCGCCCTTCAGCGCTTCTGGTGAGCGCTCGGCGTGAGGGGCTCGTCAGCCGGCGGTCCAGCCCGGGATCGTCGGCAGCACCTTCTCGGCGACGCGGAACAACGCCGCGTCGTCGGGCGGTACGTCGTCCTGGCGCCAGATGTCGATCTCGAACGAGCCGCCGCCGTCCTTCGCGTTCCCGGCGACCAGCAGCCGGCGGGCGCTGCCGCCGGGGCCGCTGTCGGCCTTGCCGCCGCCGAGATTGAAGGTGATGGCGATGGTCCGGTCCGAGTAGAGGACCGCCGGGTGACCGAGGACCGTCTTCTTCTCAGCGCTCTCGCCCAGGTAGCCGATCGTGTCGGCGACCGGAAGATGGTCGTACGACGCCGAAAGCTTCACGGAGTAGGTCATCAGATCCACGTTGGCCTCGGGGGCAGCGATCTTGGTGCCGTCGGCGAGGGTGACCGAGCTCTTGCTGCCGCCGGCGGTCTCCGCGTGCTCGTCCGGCGTTCCAAGGAGCGCCGGAAGGTCCGGGCGGTTCAGCGCCGCGCACAGCTGTGCTCCCGAGACGTACTTCGACGACCGGGCGTCGTGCCCGCCCGAGCAAGCCGCCGGCCTGTCGTCATCCGCGTTGTGACTGGACGCTTCCTGCAGCCCCCACAGGACACCCGCGAGGCCTCCGACCATCACCACCGCCGCGACGGCCTGCGCCCCCGCGCTCATGCCCTTCTTGGATTCCCCGAGATCGCCGACCATGCCCCCACCCCGCCGTGCGCGCCCTGTGCACGCCCTGTGCGCGATGGGGGAGCCTAACCGGTGATCGTTTCGCGCGGAAATGAGAATTTCCCCGGGTTGTCGGACATGCGCGTGCCCTGGGCCGGAAAACGGCGAGGGCGGTGGAGCCCGGATATCAGCTCCACCGCCCTGACCAGCTAGTTCATCCGCCTAGCAGGCGTCCGACATCAGCCGCAATCAGCTGCAACCGCTGGTCGACCCGCACCCTTCGCAGATGTAGCAGGAACCGGCCCGCTGCATCTTCGTGCCGCAGGAGAAGCACAGGGGGGCGTCCGCCTGGATGCCCAGCTGCATCTCCACCAGTTCGGCACTGGTGTGGGCCTGCTTCGGGGCGGGCTCGGCCGCCTCGACCTCGGCCTTGGGGGTGGCGACCGCCTTCAGCTCCTGCGCACGGGGCGCGGACTGAGCCAGGCCCTCGACGTCGACATCGACATCGTCGAGAGACGGCTCGTACGAACCGGTCTCCAGGTGACGCTGACGCTCCTCGGCGGAGTGGATGCCGAGCGCGGAGCGCGTCTCGAAGGGCAGGAAGTCCAGCGCCAGGCGACGGAAGATGTAGTCGACGATCGACTGCGCCATCCGCACGTCCGGGTCGTCCGTCATGCCGGCCGGCTCGAAGCGCATGTTCGTGAACTTCGAGACGTACGTCTCCAGAGGCACGCCGTACTGCAGACCCACCGAGACGGCGATCGAGAAGGCGTCCATCATGCCCGCGAGGGTGGAGCCCTGCTTCGACATCTTGAGGAAGACCTCGCCGAGACCGTCGTCCGGGTAGGAGTTGGCGGTCATGTAGCCCTCGGCGCCGCCCACCGTGAAGGAGGTGGTGATGCCGGGACGGCCCTTGGGGAGGCGCTTGCGGACCG containing:
- a CDS encoding TerD family protein codes for the protein MNGLNKGIRKVELAVKWDPSPVGEPATDLDIIAATYLSTDPNEKPVYVVHFDSRSPDGTIYLNRDSKDGKGFGWDEVMTLELDRLNSRYARVVVGVLIQQRAGHKTFVGVLNPGFRMREGYTVLAEDNFGDVLGATAATVGEFVRDDSEEWTFHPGIHGYDTDPATFARVMGNPSEA
- a CDS encoding DUF6215 domain-containing protein is translated as MVGDLGESKKGMSAGAQAVAAVVMVGGLAGVLWGLQEASSHNADDDRPAACSGGHDARSSKYVSGAQLCAALNRPDLPALLGTPDEHAETAGGSKSSVTLADGTKIAAPEANVDLMTYSVKLSASYDHLPVADTIGYLGESAEKKTVLGHPAVLYSDRTIAITFNLGGGKADSGPGGSARRLLVAGNAKDGGGSFEIDIWRQDDVPPDDAALFRVAEKVLPTIPGWTAG